A part of Schistosoma mansoni strain Puerto Rico chromosome W, complete genome genomic DNA contains:
- a CDS encoding putative ribonucleoprotein A1b, which produces MPAFKQRQPDRGGGTQRGSRGGGGDGHYGGRGGFQGGNSGYSCDGSWNGGRCVVGSNISSRGVGGGYAQMYGQTTPYMSNGRGVALGDGYVTDPYQMASINQQMGGMMLFEPGLSSASHQDFVFQPTKGPVVGDFNYGRGQRGGRSSRGRPY; this is translated from the exons ATGCCTGCTTTTAAACAACGTCAACCAGATAGGGGTGGTGGTACACAGAGAGGTAGTCGTGGTGGTGGTGGCGACGGTCATTATGGCGGTCGTGGGGGTTTTCAGGGTGGTAATAGTG GTTATAGTTGTGATGGATCTTGGAATGGTGGAAGATGTGTTGTTGGCAGCAATATCAGTAGCAGAGGAGTTGGTGGTGGTTATGCTCAAATGTATGGTCAGACGACGCCATACATGAGCAATGGAAGAGGTGTAGCATTGGGTGATGGTTATGTGACTGATCCGTATCAAATGGCTTCAATCAACCAACAAATGGGTGGTATGATGTTATTTGAGCCTGGCTTATCTTCTGCTTCACATCAAGATTTTGTCTTTCAA CCTACAAAGGGTCCAGTCGTTGGTGATTTTAATTACGGAAGAGGTCAACGCGGTGGGCGTAGCAGTCGCGGAAGACCTTATTAG